One Brassica napus cultivar Da-Ae chromosome C4, Da-Ae, whole genome shotgun sequence genomic region harbors:
- the LOC125585192 gene encoding glutathione S-transferase T3-like, translated as MDPFSTPCSFQNLLNRQQPNTSFSFVTPSIELPSDASVFGTQWAEDANEEEHIVSHRKERRKWSPTEDLVLISAWLNTSKDPVVGNEQKAIAFWKRIAAYVASSPKLSALQKREPANCKQRWGKINDGLCKFIGCYEAATKARSNGMNEDDVLKMAHEIFFNDYKVKFTLEHAWLELRHDQKWCGASCTKDKVVSKRRNLDDQSAQSSTSVAGEDDQGSRPVGVKAAKAKAKRSVRKVTLEEEGREFKSIWEIKQKDFEFKDKLNKQKLLDSLIAKKEPLDELELALKNKLINDMLA; from the coding sequence ATGGATCCTTTTAGCACACCTTGTAGCTTTCAAAACCTCTTAAACAGACAACAACCAAACACCTCCTTCTCCTTTGTCACTCCTAGTATAGAGCTTCCATCGGATGCCTCTGTGTTTGGTACACAGTGGGCTGAAGATGCAAACGAAGAAGAACACATTGTCTCTCACCGTAAAGAAAGAAGGAAGTGGTCACCAACTGAAGATCTCGTGCTCATCAGTGCTTGGCTGAATACCTCCAAGGATCCTGTCGTGGGGAATGAGCAGAAGGCAATAGCTTTTTGGAAACGGATTGCGGCCTATGTTGCATCTAGTCCAAAGCTTTCTGCTTTGCAGAAGAGAGAGCCAGCTAACTGTAAGCAAAGGTGGGGGAAGATCAACGACGGTCTATGTAAGTTTATTGGGTGTTATGAAGCTGCAACAAAAGCTAGATCCAATGGGATGAATGAGGATGATGTTTTGAAGATGGCGCATGAGATATTCTTCAATGACTACAAGGTCAAGTTTACGCTCGAGCATGCGTGGTTGGAGCTTCGCCATGATCAGAAATGGTGTGGAGCTTCATGTACTAAAGACAAAGTGGTCTCAAAAAGAAGGAACCTAGATGACCAATCTGCCCAATCATCAACCTCTGTGGCAGGAGAGGATGATCAAGGCTCACGGCCTGTTGGTGTTAAAGCAGCGAAGGCAAAAGCTAAAAGGTCTGTGAGGAAGGTGACGTTGGAAGAGGAAGGAAGGGAGTTTAAGAGCATTTGGGAGATTAAGCAGAAGGACTTTGAGTTCAAGGACAAGTTGAACAAGCAGAAATTGCTTGACAGCCTCATTGCTAAGAAAGAGCCATTAGATGAACTAGAACTTGCTTTGAAAAACAAGCTTATTAATGACATGTTGGCTTAG